The nucleotide window AAGCCGACTGGTTTTTTCATCTTAACTTAAAAGATGCAAATTTTGTTCCAACCCATATCGTAAATAATTACACATTTTCCAGGATAAAGTCAAGCATAAAAGAACGGCGCGCCCTAATAATTCGGAATCAGGCGGTCAAGGCGCGTCGGTTGAGCAGATCCAGGACCAGGGCGGTGCTTTGCTCCAGGTCCAGAACGTCCGTATCAACGACCAATTCTGGGCTCAGCGGCTCTTCATAGGGAGCGGAGATGCCGGTGAACTCTTTGATCTCTCCGGCGCGCGCTTTTTTATACAGGCCTTTGGGATCGCGCTGTTCTGCGACGGCCAATGACACTTTGACGTATACTTCGATGAATTGATCGGGCAGCAGCAGCCGCCGCGCCTGATCGCGATCTGCACGATAGGGTGATATGAACGCGGTTATGGCGATCAACCCCGCGTCGGCAAACAGCTTGGCCACCTCGCCGATCCGGCGGATGTTCTCCACCCGGTCCTGCGGAGAGAAGCCCAGATTTTTATTCAGGCCGTGGCGGATGTTGTCGCCGTCCAGCACATAGGTGAGATGGCCGGATTGATGCAATTTTGCCTCGACCGCATGCGCCAGAGTGGATTTGCCAGAGGCGGGCAGGCCGGTAAACCAAAGCACTAGCCCTTTCTGGCCTAACAGCTTTTCACGATCCGCGCGTTGAATGGACGCCGTGTGCCAGGTGATGTTGGCTGCTTTTTGTTCTGTCATGGATCACTGACCTTTCTGGGTCTGATAAAATTTTTTCAGAACCGCAAGCACCTGCGGTCGGCTGAATTCAGCGGGAATGGGTTCGTTGTTGGTGAGCATCTCGCGCAGCCGGGTGCCGCTGATCAGCAGGTGATCCTCCCGGCTATGTGGACAGGTTTTAGTGGACGCCATGGATTCGCAGCGGCGGCACCAAAAGGTCCAGTCGATTTTGAGCGGCTGAATGATGAGATCTTCCGGGGCGATTTCATCAAAGATTTTTTGCGCGTCAAAGGGACCGTAATAGGCGCCCACGCCGGCATGATCCCGGCCGACGATCAGATGGCTGCAGCCAAAGTTCTGCCG belongs to bacterium and includes:
- the cysC gene encoding adenylyl-sulfate kinase, which produces MTEQKAANITWHTASIQRADREKLLGQKGLVLWFTGLPASGKSTLAHAVEAKLHQSGHLTYVLDGDNIRHGLNKNLGFSPQDRVENIRRIGEVAKLFADAGLIAITAFISPYRADRDQARRLLLPDQFIEVYVKVSLAVAEQRDPKGLYKKARAGEIKEFTGISAPYEEPLSPELVVDTDVLDLEQSTALVLDLLNRRALTA